From the genome of Miscanthus floridulus cultivar M001 chromosome 10, ASM1932011v1, whole genome shotgun sequence, one region includes:
- the LOC136486953 gene encoding 3-ketoacyl-CoA synthase 20-like — protein sequence MSSHQPETTAPAAGSTGGGGTIKNARHRTSPLKQCYHLAISNALYLLLAPAVAYAAHCLSHHTPSDLALATRSAATANLPLAISLLVLSTVLATAYLMRRPRAVYLLDFACYKPGPEHVVTRERFMRQSEAAGVFTPDNLAFQRKILERSGLGQGTYFPSAVLNAPPNPCMAEARAEAEAVMFGAIDQVLAKTGVRARDIGVVVVNCSLFNPTPSLSAMIVNHYKLRGNVASYNLGGMGCSAGLISIDLAKQLLQVHRNTYALVVSMENITLNWYWGNNRSMLMSNCLFRMGGAAVLLTNRGGSDRRRAKYQLMHTVRTHHGAHDRAYRCVFQEEDETGRVGVALSKDLMAVAGEALKTNITTLGPLALPMSEQILFLASLVARKVFGVRGLRPYIPDFKMAFEHFCIHAGGRAVLDTIEKNLELSPWHMEPSRMTLYRWGNTSSSSLWYELAYTEAQGRVRRGHRAWQIAFGSGFKCNSAVWRALRTIDPKKESAVGNPWVDEIHRFPVEVPKVESIVVS from the exons ATGAGCAGCCATCAGCCAGAAACCACGGCTCCCGCCGCCGgctccaccggcggcggcggcacgatcAAGAACGCGCGGCACCGTACAAGCCCTCTCAAGCAGTGCTACCACCTAGCAATCTCCAACGCGCTGTACCTCCTCCTCGCCCCGGCCGTCGCCTACGCCGCGCACTGCCTGTCCCACCACACCCCTTCCGACCTCGCCTTGGCGACCcgctccgccgccaccgccaaccTGCCCCTCGCCATCTCCCTCCTGGTCCTCTCTACCGTCCTCGCGACGGCGTACCTGATGCGGCGCCCGCGCGCCGTGTACCTGCTCGACTTCGCGTGCTACAAGCCGGGACCCGAGCACGTGGTGACGCGGGAGAGGTTCATGCGGCAGTCGGAGGCGGCGGGGGTGTTCACGCCCGACAACCTGGCGTTCCAGCGGAAGATCCTGGAGCGGTCGGGGCTCGGGCAGGGGACCTACTTCCCCAGCGCCGTGCTCAACGCGCCGCCCAACCCGTGCATGGCGGAGGCCcgcgccgaggccgaggccgtcaTGTTCGGCGCCATCGACCAGGTGCTCGCCAAGACGGGCGTCCGCGCCAGGGACATCGGGGTCGTCGTCGTCAACTGCAGCCTGTTTAACCCGACGCCGTCGCTGTCCGCCATGATCGTCAACCACTACAAGCTCCGTGGGAACGTCGCCAGCTACAACCTCGGCGGCATGGGGTGTAGCGCCGGGctcatctccatcgacctcgccaAGCAGCTGCTCCAG GTGCACCGGAACACGTACGCGCTGGTGGTGAGCATGGAGAACATCACGCTCAACTGGTACTGGGGCAACAACCGGTCGATGCTCATGTCCAACTGCCTCTTCCGGATGGGCGGCGCCGCCGTCCTCCTCACCAACCGCGGCGGCTCCGACCGCCGCCGCGCCAAGTACCAGCTCATGCACACGGTGCGTACCCACCACGGCGCCCACGACCGCGCGTACCGGTGCGTGTTCCAGGAGGAGGACGAGACGGGGCGCGTGGGCGTGGCGCTCTCCAAGGACCTCATGGCAGTCGCTGGCGAGGCGCTCAAGACCAACATCACGACGCTGGGGCCGCTGGCGCTCCCCATGTCGGAGCAGATCCTGTTCCTGGCCTCCCTCGTGGCGCGCAAGGTGTTCGGCGTCCGGGGCCTCCGCCCCTACATCCCGGACTTCAAGATGGCGTTCGAGCACTTCTGCATCCACGCCGGCGGGCGGGCGGTGCTGGACACTATCGAGAAGAACCTCGAGCTCAGCCCCTGGCACATGGAGCCGTCCCGCATGACGCTCTACcggtgggggaacacctccagcAGCTCGCTCTGGTACGAGCTCGCCTACACGGAGGCGCAGGGCCGGGTCCGGCGAGGGCACCGCGCGTGGCAGATCGCGTTCGGGTCCGGGTTCAAGTGTAATAGTGCTGTGTGGCGCGCGCTGCGGACGATTGATCCGAAGAAGGAGAGCGCCGTCGGGAACCCCTGGGTGGACGAGATCCATAGGTTCCCCGTCGAGGTGCCCAAGGTGGAGAGCATCGTCGTGTCCTGA